The Triticum aestivum cultivar Chinese Spring chromosome 6D, IWGSC CS RefSeq v2.1, whole genome shotgun sequence genomic sequence tcacattagtcccagttcgtgactgaatcgggactaatgtgaatattgccctgtgacgaaagcctTGTTTTGTACTAGTGTACATttgtcaagaaaacaacaagtgcagacttggaaagtagggggaatagaactccgaagttaagcgtgctccgactgagggagtgagaggatgggtgaccggccgagaagttagacgatttggaatgagtgatccacacttgagcagttaagaggggtgCTTAGAcgctaaatcatcaaataatttagaaaattgaaaataaaaaaaatcaaattttttttccaaaattttcaaaaaaaaaaccctttagtaccggttggtaaggtcccccataccacggcgcgagctcacgccacgtggtgggcctttagtggcggttcgtgccgaaccggtactaaaggagggggcctttagtctccactctgcactaaaggcccttatgaaccggtattaaagctccgttttctactagtggagctTTATCCATTACTGCACCACCATTACATATGAGCACATACCATCTGCTTTGGACACAATACATGATGGACATAGTCGTCACGAGCATAATCCCAAACCTTTGGTGTTTCTAATTCAAGTGAAAAGTGGTGCTCGGTTTCTCTCCAATGTTCAATAACATGACTGTGGGGCTGGCATGGAGTGGAGCGGGGTGAGGCGCTGCAATTATCCAAAATTCCACATGCTATCAAGATATAATAGTAAAGCTTGTAGGAATAAGGACGTGCAGCAAATGACTTCTGTGCATCAACCCACATGTAAAACATACAGTATTTATTCTGCCCCACAGAGATCAAATCAAATGTGATATGTGGAACACAAAAGACAGTACACTTATTTTTATGAAGAAAGAGGCAACCTAAATGAAAGTACGAAACACAAGCATTCAGCAAGGGAATCGGCTGAATCAGAATTCTTTAACGTGGAGTAGGGAGAGATCAAGCCTGCTTATTTTATCCTTTCTCAAAGTGCAACTTATGTGACTTGAAaattatactactccctccgtccggaaattcTTGTCACTCGaacagatgtatctagaactgaaatatgtttagatacatccattttagcgATAAGTATTTCCGCACGAAGGCAGTACTAATTTTTTCTCAAAAATGAGCTCAACGGTATAACTTTTATTAGGTATAACCCACATTTGGTTTGTTAAATTGATGTTTTTAcgaaaaggaggaatacccccggcTGTTAAATTGATGGTCAAGGTTAGATTTTGAAATGTGTGTGCGCCTTATTCATTTAAGTGGAGGGAGTAGTAAGCTTATGTCAGACGTCTCGAATTCCTCCATGTACTTGCGTGAGCGTGAGCCCCCAGCTGAATGCTCTATCAATGATAGCTTCCCATCGGCAAGCAGCTAGCAATTCAGTATCAGTATAAATTTCTCACACACTGTCAGAATATTGGTCTTTCCATTCCACCATTTTGCACACTATCCGCGTCTATAACAACTTAGACAACTGAGAACACAATCCACAAACTTACATGAATTGGAGGGTTGCAATTATGCGCCGTATCAACAGGCCATGAGGCTCTCGCCTCCACGCGCTTCACAGCTCACGCTAGTGGCCATCACTGCAGCCGGTGAGCCTCCACCTGATCCCTTCTGAGATCGGCACCCATGCTTTTTTTTCCCAATCGTATGTATGTTCTCCCTGAATCATGTAGTGTCATAAAATAATTTCTCTATATAAACTGAAAGTTGCTACGTAGGGACGACAATAATTTACCAAATGTACACAATTCTGACAGATAGTTATTCACCTTCAAATAGCATGGACAATATAAATAAGATGTGAATAGTTTGATAAGAAACCTCTTGCCAAGTCAGTAGACATTACTGTAAGTCATTGCATTCTACCTACAGCTCCATGATCCTCATTATAATCTGGAAGCTGGAATTGCACAATAACACTCATGGGTCCCCAGCTTCCAAGCAGGCTAGTTGATTTCTTAAAACATTTGTAAGTGGAAAAGAATGAGCCAATACATGACTACGTATTACACACCCATCCTTCTTTCTTGGAGCCACTATACACAGAGACCGCGTATGAATAGAAATTAGCACGAATTGTTCGCCTAATTGGTTCAAACTGAATATTGACAGAAGAAAATGGCACAATACATGCTTCTCATGCACTGAATATTAATCTGCAAATTTGGCAATTAAATCCGACAACACCAAATTTGGCAATTAAATTAACAAATCAGTCCACATTCTTCAGTTTGTAATCACTGAAGCAAATGTCTAAATATCTGCATCTAATTATTAGAAATAAGAAGAAAGCCTCGCTACTATCTCGGCACACATCTAAGATACAATACAGATGAAAGAAGTCAACTTGAGTTTGATGACTCATAGTTACCCGATTATCGTTGTAGTGGCTAGGAAGATGGGAATGTTAACTGAAGCCTCACCAACAATGGTTGTGATTCGATTACGACAGGGGACGGGAGCCCAAGACAGTGTGGCACGCCGCCGCTGCCCCATCTTTCCACTTCAATTGATGTTCTGTTACCACCTAGTTGTTCACAATGCATTTGTATCAATCCCTTTGTTACCACCTAGCTGTTCACAATGCATTTGTATCAATTCCTTTGGTTGAATGGCAACTCAATCCCTTTGGTTGAAAGTTGAAACGCAAGGCAAATGTGAAACGAAGTCTAAGAGGGCCAAAATTCATCAGAACGCAAAAAGGTAGGTAGTCTGTAGTCTGCAGATTAGGAACAGTTGAGCTGCTCTCAGTGCGTGCGCTAGGGTCGGCATATGAAGTTTGACTCGCTGAGTAAACAGTGGGCGTCGTGCCTGCTCGACTTGTGTCCTCGGATGTTGccttgttcttgtgcttgtgctttCTCTTTGCCCTGCCCGGCTGGTGGTTGGCGCCGGGTCATTGTGTACCGGCTAGGCATGCGACATTTGCGTTCACCCCGCTGGTGGTTGACGCCAGGGACTCGGCATGCGACGATTGCGCCCCGTGCGCGGTGGTTGGCATTCTGGAGACCCGACAGCTGCGACGGTTGTGCCTTGCGCTGGTTCTCCTTGCCCGGCAATTCCTGCAGTCTGCTGTTGCTGAGCGGGTTTGGCAGGGCGCCTGACATTGTTGGTCTTTGCCCGGCCATGCTGCACGAAAAGGTGGATGATTTCTAGGTTCTCAAAGCAAGTTTCATCCAAACACTCAAACCAGTCTTTTGTTACAGTTGGAGAAACATGACAAATCTGGTTTTCCGAAAATAATGAACATGGCTTACAGTTTTGTATGTAATGGACATGCCCCCTTCGTTTTCCATTCAAGATCTACATCAGTAACTTCCATGTCTTTTATGCTATGTTTATATTTTTCTTAGGAAAAATTTCTGCTGTTGATCCTACGTAATATATTCTCATGGGCGGAGCCACATTAGAGCATGGACTCTCACTCTGAGAAGACATAGATGCAGGCTTAGTGAGAGTATTTAGCATATATTAGCTCAGTTTAATTACAACTGATCTTGAACTTTGTACACCCATTCCTGCCATGTTACCGATCGTTTGTATCTTTAGTTCTTAACAGTAGCGTTTGACATGACGACAAGGAGCTGTTTATAGGAAATAGCATTGGTGTGATCCGGAAATTAGATGGCGCGGACGAGCTCGCCTGCTCGCTGTATCGGCGGACGTTGATTCGTTTCGGGATGGGAGGCGTATGACATACGCATGTATACGTACGTTAGCGCATTTAAGGAGTATACGTGACGGCTGGCAACTTGACTAATACTGTACAATCCTTGCAAATTCTCAAATTACAAAGAAATGTCAGAATAATTGAACTACAAGCCTTTCAATTTATATACACATTTCTTTTTTTGCGGAAATCAATTTATATACACATGTTTGAGCATTTGTCATGAAAATGTCCTAGTATCTTCTTCGTAGGTGGCGTCCTCATTTCAGATACAGCAAAGAGCATGTTGAAATTCCGAGTCAATTTTGACAGTGGCTTGATTATGCTCCACAGGAAGAACCATTGAAGACATATATTTTCAAAACTATGTCTTTTTTTTTTCACACCCACAACATGGCAGATTTCAGAACATCCATATGTATTTTAGATAAAAGAATAATAGCTCAATGTCTATTTCACAACATGGCCTAGAGCCGACTCCATCGTGCTGTTTGTCTAGACGGCACCGTCACCGTATGATACTGTTGGACGGTCGTATCCTTCACATATCAATACGATTGCATTGAATACATGCACACACGCGCCTCTGTCCCATTCGTACACTTTTCGGGAGCAGGCGAGCCTGTCCTCTCTATCACCGCTCCCCAACAGCATTTTGGCAACCAAATTTTGAGAATGCAATCTGCAGAACATTGTGCATGAGAAACAGTTTGCAGTTCTATGTAGACTACCTACCTCTTACAATGGAAAATTGACACTTCATATATTCAGTAGTTACTCGATTATTTACTGGCATTTTTAACAAAAGTCACTGTAATACTAATTGCTAGATTCACACCCAAAATTCAGAAGGCCCATATGCATACCTGTTGCCAGATTCAGACGGTTGTGCATGGCCCTTGTCTGCCGAATGCTCCGAATTAGAGAGGGAGATCCTCTTGAGGCCGCtctgacatgcttcttcttcttcttcttctatccgtGAGCCGTCTCCAACAACAGTATTGCTACATTGAGCCACGGCGCACCAAGGAGATTGGCAAGATCCGGCAATGGTAACCTATCACCTATGCAAGAAAAAAGCGATACCAATGAAAAGATGATGACTTCCTAACTGCGGAGGATAATCCACGCCATCGATGTTCGATTGGCACACGTACATAAATGAGCAGGCGAGCTCGTCCACGCCATCGCCGCTCTCTGGTGTGATCCCTCTAAACCTGCATTTGTAAAACCTTTGTCTATTGGACCAAAATGAAGAGATTCTTATTGGATCTGTGTCACTCATTTATGCAAGGTCAAGAGCATATTGATATTCTTCAGATTCCgcatttttttcttcttcaacatgggcgggcgcagcaacgcgcgcgccCGCCTATATGTTCTAGTGACAATACACAACGGGCGGCAGCTTTGTGAAACAAGAGGACAACCTTAAGACCTTGCTACAGGCACTCTCCACCGCTTCCAACAACATACTGGATCTCCACCACTCCATGGTTTCCCGCTCCACCAGCGAGGTTGAAGCTTTATGGGCATACTCTCTCGTCCCCTGTGAAAGAAGCAAAAGATTTGTAGGCCGAGGCTCCATCTACCTGCTGATTCAGGTTGAGTTGAGGCGCCTTCCCGTAATATTGCACACattttgagcaatatattcaggtggagACGCTCTGCCACGCCTCAACCCTCAATCAAAAATCTCAGCTCGGATCATTTATACCGTTCAAGTTTCCACACGACAAGATAGCACAAGTACACGACTCACAGCTCTAAAATTCGTTTATGCTATCAAGATTCTTAGTTTCAAGTTCGAAGTAGTCAAATACATACAGATAACAAAGTGGCAACACGAAACGGATTACTAAAACCAAGCAATAACAACTACTCGCTATGTCGAGGGGGTGAAACAGGCACAGCAGGCTGCCTCTGGCTCTGGCCTCCGCCTCGGTCGTGTGATGGATCATCGCTGCTGCTGCTGGTTCTCCCTCCGCCGCGCGTACCGGGTCCTGTCGTTGTACCTCGGCCTGTCCGACGCTCTCTGCGGCACGGGCTCCACCCTCCTCTGCCTCTCGGGTGATCTCTGCACAATCTCCCCATTCACAAACAGCTCGGCTGCACATCACAACCAAACGTCAGAATAAGATTATCACAACCAAACATGTAAGCAAGACATAGTGAATGAAGCATCTCTTTTGTGTAAACGTTTCATAAACAGAAACTTGCACACTACATCAAGGCGAAGGGACAAATTAATAGTGTGCTTCTCCCTtgattcacaaatataagatgttttggatatttcaatatggactacatacggactaaaatgagtgaacaaacacactaaaacatttATATATGCATCCGATTCACACAAAATAAAATacaacatcttatatttgtgaccAGAGGGAGTAGTCCGCAAACCAAGGCATAGCTCAGGAAAATCACTTGCTTCGACCAGAACTAGGTGATTACCCCAAATTTCATGGTAAAATTAGCAAGGCAGAGCATTTCTCTTAGATATAATCAATACTAGAGGCACCTCTCTTACCTCTACAGATACTTAGCCATGTTCTGTCAGTACAAATACCATTAGAGAATATACAGGGACTTGTTAGGATCCCATTAGCACTAAAAGCAAGAATCACACACTGCACCTCATTGCTTCAGCCACATGGACTGTATAGCAAATTTCGGTAGTTACATACAAATTCTCATAGCACTTGATACCGTGCACTGTTACtgttatatactccctctgtaaagaaatataagagtgtttagatcactaaagtagtgatccgctcttacatttctttacagagggagtatatacaaACAATGCTCATAGCACTTGATTGCGTGTGTTAGGTGTTAGGTATCACTGCCCACCCTAGATAGATTAGAGCAGCAATGGTTGTAGGTTGTAACTAAAGAGGGAATATGTCTCATGATAATTTATTGTACCTCTAACCTGTACAAATATTTTGTAATACTTGGGGAATAAATAACCTTCAGGGAATATGCAGGTACTTGTTACATACTTACATGCCCATAGCAAGAATCACTCTCTCGACGTCAACAACATGGAATACAGAACGAATGTTGAAAATTGACAATAGTCATAAATACACAATGATACACATTGCTCCTACCACTTTATAAGGTGCATTAATAATGTATTATACATAATGCTTAGAGCACTTGATAGTGTGTGTTAGGCTTCATTGCTCAGCAGAGACAGATTAGAGCACCAAGGGTTTGTAATTAAAGAGAGGGTGTGTTTCATGATCAATTTTTTCTACCGACGTGCATAACCATCTAAAAGTTCATTAGCAGGAATCAAATATATTGCGATAAGGCTGCACTGTACCACATAGAAGGAATCATTTAAATGCTTCTAGTACTAGACATAGATATCTTGCTGGTTGGCACAAGACAATAGATATACTGCAGTACTACAAGTATGTAAAATGGTTGTTGATTTAAGCAGCCGTAATCCCAGAGAACACAGTAGTCTAACTCCTTTCCATAGATGGGATTTTTCAAACAATCATTCAAAAAGAAGCAGAAGAAGGTTGCAGGATATGTATAATATGTCCAGAATTACCTCCATAGTCCTTGTGTTCAGGGTCAACATAGGAATCGGGGAGTACAAACAGAACACCAGGAATCCCTGCAGCACAACCAACGGATGTATTTAGACAGGCTGCCATCTACCGAAAGGAGAAGCAGGACAGGTCAGCTCTCGTAAATTTAGATGTGGATAACAGGTAAACCTTCAAGCTTGTTGGATGTCTCCTCGTCGATCTCGCACCCGAACCCGAAGTAGCGCTCGCACGAGACGTTGTAAATCTTCCTCTTGGCCTCCTCCTCGCTGCCACAACATCCGAAGATAGAACAATATTAGTTCATCAGGCTTACACGAACGATACTTGACAGAAACTAGCGCGGAACTAGTCTTCCAACCCAAACAAGACTCAAATTTGGAGTCTTTGCCACTCGTTTCCTAGCAGCGAGCGAGACAGGCTGAGCCGCTCTCAGACAACGGGATAGAGGCTGGACGGGTACCTGCCGAGGACCTTGGCGAGGGTGTGGATGTAGCAGTCGATCATCTGGTGCTTGGAGGCGCCCTCGCCGCCGGGCTTGTCCATGACGATCAGCCAGTGCTCGTAGTCGCACCCGGGGAACAGCGGCGCCATCTCCGTCGGCGCGCGGTCCCCGCCCCGCGCGGGGGCgtacccgtcgccgccccccggcCGCCGCGCCATGCCCCTGGCGCCCCCGGCGCCGCGGAGGAAGAAGGCCGACGAGGAGGCGACGGCCGCCGGGCGCAGCAtctccttcgccgccgccgccggggcgcGCGGGAAGCACGGggcggaggcgaggcggcgggAGACGAGGAGGCGGGCGGTGGTCgagtgggaggtggtggtgggggAGAGCAGCCTgcgggccatggcggcggcggcggccatggtgagGGAGGGAGATGGGGAATGGGGAATTCGGGATCGAGCCGGGACGGAGACCTACGGGGGGTTTAAGCTTAAATGGGCTTCTTGCTCTCGCATGTGTGTGGGCTCAGGGTCACACGGGCTTTTTCCCGGCCAACTGAAGCCCCGCGGCAGTTTGGTTTTCTCGAtcctcaaaaacaaaaaaaaaggaggaggaggagggattgTCAAAAGTACTCTACTGTTTTTAATTTGTGTGACTTTGTCCATGACTTCAGGTCCTCGAATTTACATCTAGGGGTTGGCCGCCATATCTGGTTAGGCCAACCCGGTGATCTTTTTATTCGTTCCTATAAACATGGTGACGGTTTAATAAGGCTTGGCGAGGTTGTCTAACAAAAAAAGCATTAGTACCCCTAAAAAGAGTAGTAGTGGGCGTGCATTTGATAATTCGCTCCAAAATATTGTATTTATTGATCAAGGGGAGAATCGATATATCAAACGTGCTTTCATTCGGTTAAGGCAGCAGTTGTCGAGTTGGTACGGAATTCACCTGACATAAACAACAGCTCATTAGGTTTGTATTTCCAAGCACTGGCTTTGGGATTTATAGTTTTGGATTACCTAAATCATGCTTTCCAGAGGTCTTTCTTGTCTTCcgtttttttaaatcaaaatatgCCTGGATTTTGATGCGAAAAGAAAAGTTGTGAAAATGTATCCTCTGATCCATGtagttgtcgctcaaacggatgtatctaccACTTAAATGTGTATGTTTCAGCGTCaactaatatggatcggagggaataCATCTTTTACTCGAGAAGGCATTTGCCCGCATTGATCGTTATGATTTGAAAACAGAACACAAGAACCAGAAAAGCACATGAATAGAAGGATTTCAATCACACAAATCAAATGCAAATCCTTTAAAAGAATCCTAGCAAATTCCTTTGAATCGAAGAAGCCTCACGACTATTACAAACTTTAAAATTATTTTCTACATCCATACAGTGTGAAATTCATGTTTATGATACTAATTTTGAAGCCCAATCATGGCCAACGGTCATAGTCAAGTCTAGACCTAGAAAATCCGCCTATTTAGTGATGTTATCCCGGTTCGGTTATAAACCATTACAATTGTACATGGACATAACATTGTTCATTAAGATCCATGAGGTTGGCTGGGTTCTGCTGTTCAGTTGGAGAAGCCAAACCAGGCAAGGGGTTTTCATGTGTCAAAAATTACAGGGCCACCAAGTTAAAACTATTAAAGTGGTCACGAGTGCTAATTATTTGCCTTATGAAAAAAGCGAGTAGAAGTACACACACGGAGGCCGATGATTGGGATGGCTCTCCTGGCTCCATACATAACCATAACTAATAAGTACCATATTACATGATAGTGCTTAATGCTAAATAGGTACATTACATAACCATAATTTAGATATTAGTAGATCATTCATCTAATAGTAGTCATTACATAACCATAATTATAGTACTCATCATCCCATAACCATGCTGTTGGTACTAATAATCAACATATTAAATTATACTGCTCATTCATCTAAGATGGCCTTGATCCCATTGAGCTTCAGCTTGGTCTGCTCCACAACCTTCTCAAGCTCATTAATGTGGGCCTGCAACTTAATCTTCTCTTCAGCAAGCTTCAACTTCATGTTCCTAATGACATTGGCTTGCGCAACTGTCAGGTTCTTGAGCATGTCATACTTCTCCTGCAGCTTGCTCTCATCAGGTTTGTTCTGCATCTTATCTCTCTGCATCTGAGCCCTCTGCTCCTGGGCATCCAAGAGGCCGTTGACATCTTCAACCAACCTCTCATAACTTGTCTGCAGCTTGATCTTCTGTTGTGTCAGATTGAACAGCAAATGAGCTTTCCAGATTCTCCTCAATCTTACTCCTCCTGCACTCTTCATACTTATCCCACAACTTGGTCAATGCATTCTCCATTGAGGCTGGCCAAAATGGATCAACCCATTCAACTAGCCCACAGTTTCTTCCCTCATGTAatattacactagtagaaaaagggcctattgtcccggttcgtgagggccttctgtcccggtttatgaaccgggactaaaaggtcgttactaatgcccttggcctttagttccggttcttacatgaaccgggacagatggtcctccacgtggccgctgcggccggcccaggcaggggggcctttggtcccggttggtgacaccaaccggggccaataggcatccacgcgtcagcatctggctggagctgaggtttttttgaaggggctggtttaggggttttgggggttaatttaggttgttattaggtagctaatagagagaagtgtcctctcttatatctccgtgcttggtttaccaacgctactgctatgcctaaacatggtttagattgaagtgaaggcaacatgtggtgcatgtcgaaagtaatactaatcctaacttgatcaagtttggattgtactactttcgacatgcaccacatgaatgttgccttcacttcaatccaatccatgttcatttcacccgctgatgtataataactcttcatgctcgcatcatgcatcatcatatataataacaagtcccactaatcatcatacaacttctactcgttattaataacaagtcatacgatcatcatcctcatagtcatcgaaccaaccctacttaattgtttttagcacatgatcatcagtattaggtaggacctaaataccctctttaaggtaaaatagcataaaacaatatagaccctgactctccattatggagaatggagatcatcctgtctccaattcttgcgcttcgcttccttttgcttccaagaacctccttacaactgtccatacatttttccattccttgatttgcatgtctccacttcttttagaaatccggtatggacagttgagattcgtaggatgacctggacgtatattcaaaacattaaggcgaccactctgatacatcaaatgaggcacacaatcctctgggattatctgttgaaaaacatagtaataacttcatagttagaaatgatgtactagttttagaagtatgcaaaagatgtacggatgtcgtaatagtaaaaaaatcttaccagggtatctccatagtagttaccgtagttcaacatgtgcactagtggcatgtattgaccataatgtggaggagttttacaatagatattgtaattctcaagatcagtacaaaatccgaccagatgatttttctccttataagttaactcagagccatcggtgtagtaggttctgtctatcaAGTTCCGCACactgtttgaacaatcaaaataagctgtcaatggaaataagctgtcaactattttgaaatgaacaatataaattagttaataactatgtttgagaaactcacatagcggtagaattggaggcgtatcaacaaggacccaaatgtccatattgtcttgctcgatgtcaggatcaccaagatccatggtgacaagcataccctcatcaaaaccatacatcttgcaaagtgcttcccattttttgtaaccatgatgggtccttaggtgaattttctttgtttcgaaactttcatggtcttcaaaacccatcctctccaagacatagcgtctagcatggcatgggataagctactcgaattgcaaaagatgaaaagtacacgttgaaatatttgaagtcgtgcttaattacgaaaaaataacacttgtcgtcattgcgtaccatttcaacatcgaaggtctcctccagcttaatgctgaagcgtcgatcttcgtcaaggtgaggcctgtcgcacatatctcggtcgtcgtggcaccagtcgcactcccccgggaggttttcgtcgtccgagtacgacatttcctatgttcataattcaaatattaaacttgtacaattaaatatatgtataaaaaacctaaattagatcattattattcatctcgggttgactatcggtctgtcgagccttttcttgaaaactctcagctcacgtggtgtacatatttgaccgtcggtgatggtagctcctcctttcattcccgagtgcattacaccaaattgtctagcacacgggaatgaaggagaagctacccccacgacaacagtcgggattcttcgtcctctcatatatgatgGAGACTCGATAGACTTCAAGGCAACCCGAGGACTcatattataggactcatattgacatggagatttggctggtctcacctcgaggtcagaGGGGGGTCGGTGACGGTGACGACGGCGCGggtgatggagggggctcctagatttctataaaaacaaaaaccctataagctatcaagtaatcaaatgcatacgccttgcatagtgctctccaattttagtattcaaagtaggagtacttttccaatttgagcattcaataagcaaaaccaaatcgtaaaataaagtagtattcaaattagcatgcattcaattataagcaaaactacatcatctcttgcgtccgtacatcgtcgaatattatcactaattaatacacctcgaatactatcatacatataacatcgctaatacaactagaactgtagcgcccgacgggtatcggcgcgggcggtggacacccaaagagaaggaaccatcacaggatcatagctccagt encodes the following:
- the LOC123142913 gene encoding multiple organellar RNA editing factor 2, chloroplastic — translated: MAAAAAMARRLLSPTTTSHSTTARLLVSRRLASAPCFPRAPAAAAKEMLRPAAVASSSAFFLRGAGGARGMARRPGGGDGYAPARGGDRAPTEMAPLFPGCDYEHWLIVMDKPGGEGASKHQMIDCYIHTLAKVLGSEEEAKRKIYNVSCERYFGFGCEIDEETSNKLEGIPGVLFVLPDSYVDPEHKDYGAELFVNGEIVQRSPERQRRVEPVPQRASDRPRYNDRTRYARRRENQQQQR